Part of the Paenibacillus kyungheensis genome, TCATTTAAAGTCCTCATCTCTAATTTAATAATTACCAAACTTTAAAAGTACTACTTTATTAGTACTATATTTATTTAAATATACTACTTTTCGAGTACTACGTCAATAAGTCATTAAAATAATTTAATAGTGTTACTTTAAGTGAAAGGCGGCTACGATTCAATGGAACAAATTCGATTTAAACTAAATGAAACTTTGAAAATTATTGGGGCTACTCGAAATAAATTATCTGTAGAATCTAAAATACGTTCTGCTACTATTTTAGACTTAGCAAGTGGTAATACTCGCACAATCAAATTAGAAACACTAATCAGTATACTGAATGCAATTAACGAAATTGCTATCAATAATGGAGTAAATCGTACATTTGATATTGAAGATATTATAGAATACATTCCTGTGGACCAAGAGAAAAAAGACCAATAAATTTTGGTCTTTTCTTAATTTCAGGATTTATTATTTATATTTAGAAAAGATTGTAAAGGCGCTTCATGTAAAAAATATTTCTGTGCCAACTCAATTTATCAACAAAATGGTTAATTATATCTTAACTTTTATAAAGATCTCATCTTACTTTTTAAATTTTCTTTATACTCTTTTTTCTCACTAATAACAATTTCTAAAATATATTTATGTTCAATTATTTTACGTAATCTTCGAAAGTATACTATTATTATTACTGCCAAAAACGTAAGTGTTAATGTAGCCAAAATATACGAAAAAAATAATCCTAATTCTTCACGAGCTGAAAAAAATTGTTGATAAAGAAAAACAAATATTCCAATTAGTAAAACCATCAAAGGATGTTTATATACAGCCTCACTTGCTTCTAATCTAGCTTTTTCTAGCTCTAAATCACTAACTTTCTCTTTAAAATATCTCAACTTTTGTTTTCTTCTACTTTCTAATGTTTTCAATTCTTGAAATTTCATTTGGGAATTTTCTCCTTATAATATTCTTTAGAAAACTTAAAATTAGTACATATGGAAATAATAGTTAATAAAATGCCACTCACTATAGAAAAAATCTCTATCAATAAGTGGCATTAATTAACATACAATTTAGCAAATAAATTTTCTACTCTGTTAATTCGGAACCTTATGCTCAATTCTAAGCTTGTCTGCTACCATCGCGATGAACTCCGAATTGGTAGGTTTGCTTTTACTAATATTAATCGTATAGCCGAACAAATGACTGATACTATCAATATTCCCTCTTGTCCAAGCCACTTCGATGGCGTGGCGGATGGCACGTTCTACGCGGGAAGGGGTTGTTTTGAACTTGTCTGCGATTGCAGGATATAAGGTCTTGGTGATCGATCCTAGAATCTCGATATTGTTGTAGACCATCGTGATCGCTTCACGTAAGTATTGGTAGCCTTTGATATGTGCAGGAACGCCGATCTCGTGGATGATTGCTGTAATATTCGCATCCAAATTCTTGCCTCTTGTTACAGGCGGTAGACCGTTATTGACTTTGTTGCCCATGCTATTGCTGCTATTACCTGGTTGCATATTGCCACCGCTATTGGTAATCGGAGATCCTACCAATTGGCGCACACGACTTACCAGTACTTCCATATCGAAAGGCTTGAGGATATAGTAAGACGCACCCAGTTGTACTGCACGTTGTGTAATATTTTCTTGACCAAATGCAGTCAGCATAATAATCTTCGGTGCTGGAGATAGATTCATATCCCGCAAGCGTTCTAGTACGCCCAATCCATCGAGGTGTGGCATAATGATATCCAAGATCAACACATCTGGA contains:
- a CDS encoding XRE family transcriptional regulator — protein: MEQIRFKLNETLKIIGATRNKLSVESKIRSATILDLASGNTRTIKLETLISILNAINEIAINNGVNRTFDIEDIIEYIPVDQEKKDQ
- the spo0A gene encoding sporulation transcription factor Spo0A gives rise to the protein MSDIKVLLADDNREFTNMLAEYISNQEDMEVAGIAFNGEEVLQMIDQLPDLPDVLILDIIMPHLDGLGVLERLRDMNLSPAPKIIMLTAFGQENITQRAVQLGASYYILKPFDMEVLVSRVRQLVGSPITNSGGNMQPGNSSNSMGNKVNNGLPPVTRGKNLDANITAIIHEIGVPAHIKGYQYLREAITMVYNNIEILGSITKTLYPAIADKFKTTPSRVERAIRHAIEVAWTRGNIDSISHLFGYTINISKSKPTNSEFIAMVADKLRIEHKVPN